In the genome of Streptomyces sp. SAI-127, the window GGCGGCGACCCGGCCCACCTGGCCGCCGTACAGAACGAGGTGTGGGTACTCCAGCAGTACGGCCAGGCACTGCGGGAGCGCGGCGCGGCCGCTCTCTAGCGCCGGTTCCCGTACGCCTTTCAAGTGGTTTCACGGCCGTTGGCCCGCGTACTCGTAAGGCAAAGTAACCAGGCGGTCACGGACCGGACTCAAAAAGTCCCCGCACGCCCCTCGTGGCGGCGATGTGTCGTACTCCACACTGGGTCCGGTGCCTGAGTCCTCGGAGCGCGGCCGATCCGCCCCCAGCGGGTCCCAGACCCCCGCGGTTCCGCTCATCGCGTACGGGACGGACAGCGGCGAGGCCGCCGACTCCGCCCCCGAAGTACCGCTGCCGCACTCCATGGCAGCGATCATCCTGGAGGTCGCCCCCGTGCAGACCCAGACCCTGACACAGACCGAGAACGGTACGGACGACACGACAGAGCAGGACGCCGAGACCGACGTACTCGTCGCGGTGCCCCCGCAGAGCCGTGTCGCGCACCACCCCGAGGCGGAGCCGGACACCCCGCCCGCGGAAGCCCTCGACAACGTGGAGACCGAGCCGGTCGAACCGCCCGAGCCGCCCCGCGCCCGCGCCGACACCGGCGGCCCGTCCTCGGACCTGTTCCGCCAGTACCTGCGGGAGATCGGCCGCATCCCGCTGCTCACCGCGGCCGAGGAGGTCGACCTCGCCCGCCGGGTCGAGGCCGGCCTGTTCGCCGAGGAGAAACTGAGCAACGCCCCCGACCTGGACAGCCAGTTGGCGCTCGACCTGGATCGTCTGGTCGTGCTGGGCCGCATGGCCAAGCGCCGCCTCATCGAGGCGAACCTGCGTCTCGTCGTGTCCGTCGCGAAACGGTACGTCGGCCGCGGCCTGACCATGCTCGACCTGGTTCAGGAGGGAAACCTGGGCCTGATCCGGGCCGTCGAGAAGTTCGACTACGCCCGCGGCTACAAGTTCTCCACCTACGCCACCTGGTGGATCCGCCAGGCCATGTCCCGGGCCCTCGCCGACCAGGCCCGGACGATCCGAGTCCCGGTCCACGTCGTCGAGTTGATCAACCGGGTCGTGCGCGTCCAACGCCGCATGCTCCAGGAGCGCGGCTACGAACCGACCCCGGAAGAGGTCGCGGCCCACCTCGACCTCGCCCCCGAACGCGTCAGCGAGGTCCTGCGCCTGGCCCAGGAACCGGTGTCGTTGCACGCGCCGGTCGGCGAGGAGGACGACGTGGCCCTCGGCGACCTCATCGAGGACGGCGACGCCGCCTCGCCGGTCGAGTCGGCGGCGTTCCTGCTGCTCAGGGAGCACCTGGAGGCGGTGCTGTCGACCCTGGGCGAACGTGAGC includes:
- a CDS encoding RNA polymerase sigma factor — translated: MPESSERGRSAPSGSQTPAVPLIAYGTDSGEAADSAPEVPLPHSMAAIILEVAPVQTQTLTQTENGTDDTTEQDAETDVLVAVPPQSRVAHHPEAEPDTPPAEALDNVETEPVEPPEPPRARADTGGPSSDLFRQYLREIGRIPLLTAAEEVDLARRVEAGLFAEEKLSNAPDLDSQLALDLDRLVVLGRMAKRRLIEANLRLVVSVAKRYVGRGLTMLDLVQEGNLGLIRAVEKFDYARGYKFSTYATWWIRQAMSRALADQARTIRVPVHVVELINRVVRVQRRMLQERGYEPTPEEVAAHLDLAPERVSEVLRLAQEPVSLHAPVGEEDDVALGDLIEDGDAASPVESAAFLLLREHLEAVLSTLGERERKVVQLRYGLADGRPRTLEEIGRIFGVTRERIRQIESKTLNKLRDHAFADQLRGYLD